In Thermoanaerobaculia bacterium, a single window of DNA contains:
- a CDS encoding DNA topoisomerase IB: MTRIEKLGNEGIRRLGTANSGFRYRHADGRPVSRDDLDRIHRLKLPPAWTEVAIDPSPSAGLQAIGRDAAGRWQYRYHEARVKKRERQKLRRMIAFAGALPKLRAGIARDLAIPGLPREKVFAAIVRIMATRYLRPGSRQYAQENDSYGLVTLRRQHVENGRGVLRLRFRGKSGKEHAVELANSAVLRVVRECLKLPGRTVFQYRNGGGKVVAASRKAVNAYIKEVMGGSFSAKDFRTWAGTLICANLLARRAGEAPKTKRGRRRVIAAAIRETAHRLGNTPAVCRASYIAPAVLDGFERGRALPATVASVDRLVERRSLHRAEKALVKLLKRESSE; this comes from the coding sequence ATGACGCGCATCGAGAAGCTCGGCAACGAGGGGATCCGCCGGCTGGGGACCGCCAACAGCGGATTTCGCTACCGGCACGCGGACGGGCGCCCCGTCTCGCGCGACGACCTCGACCGCATCCACCGGCTGAAGCTCCCTCCGGCGTGGACCGAGGTCGCGATCGACCCGAGCCCGAGCGCCGGGCTCCAGGCGATCGGCCGGGACGCGGCGGGACGGTGGCAGTACCGGTACCACGAGGCGCGCGTGAAGAAGCGGGAGCGACAGAAGCTCCGACGGATGATCGCGTTCGCCGGCGCGCTGCCGAAGCTGCGGGCCGGGATCGCCCGCGACCTCGCGATTCCCGGCCTTCCGCGCGAGAAGGTGTTCGCGGCGATCGTCCGCATCATGGCGACGCGATACCTGCGTCCCGGGAGCCGGCAGTATGCGCAGGAGAACGATTCCTACGGGCTCGTCACGCTGCGCCGCCAGCACGTCGAGAACGGCCGCGGCGTCCTCCGCCTGCGGTTCCGGGGGAAGTCGGGAAAGGAGCACGCGGTCGAGCTCGCGAATTCCGCGGTTCTGCGCGTCGTCCGGGAATGCCTGAAGCTTCCCGGCAGGACGGTCTTCCAGTACCGGAACGGGGGAGGCAAAGTCGTCGCGGCCAGCCGCAAGGCGGTCAACGCGTACATCAAGGAGGTCATGGGAGGTAGCTTCAGCGCGAAGGACTTCCGCACGTGGGCGGGAACGCTCATCTGCGCGAACCTGCTCGCCCGCCGGGCGGGCGAGGCTCCGAAGACGAAGCGAGGACGGCGGCGGGTGATCGCGGCGGCGATCCGGGAAACCGCGCATCGGCTCGGCAACACGCCCGCGGTCTGCCGCGCCTCGTACATCGCGCCCGCCGTGCTCGACGGCTTCGAGCGCGGCCGGGCGCTGCCGGCGACCGTCGCTTCCGTGGACCGCCT